From a region of the Bacillus sp. E(2018) genome:
- a CDS encoding tyrosine-type recombinase/integrase, producing MIYIGSIKVTTILTIRNPFNIHLRELTTDSKLVPHKLRHTYATNIAEETGDISLVMNQLGHTSSQTSLLYITTTREKARKASELST from the coding sequence ATAATTTATATTGGGTCGATTAAAGTCACTACCATACTTACTATTAGAAATCCATTTAATATACACTTAAGAGAATTAACTACAGATTCTAAACTTGTGCCACACAAATTAAGACACACTTACGCTACAAACATTGCTGAAGAAACTGGCGATATATCATTAGTGATGAATCAGCTTGGGCATACATCATCCCAGACTTCTCTTCTTTACATTACAACAACACGAGAAAAAGCAAGGAAAGCATCTGAATTAAGTACCTAA
- a CDS encoding bifunctional lytic transglycosylase/C40 family peptidase translates to MQSVLRKTAKRSIKAYLLTRPTTWLLLLGVLLLTSLIGIALFVALSLGGDTDLDEDFYSPSTDGNAQITKEVLRWEPLIRKYAEKEGISEQVGLLLALVQQESGGRHLDVMQSSESLGLPRGALIDPEYSIQAGVKYFADVLKQSDGDIKIALQSYNFGAGFIPYAKENGGYSKEVAVAFSEMMADKQGWESYGDIHYVDHVLRYVNGSGPTVTNGNQAFDVERVHNVMKNYLGFPYVWGGRKPAAGGFDCSGLLEYAFGLNGKPLNGTAQTQYDMTVPVSEEKIRPGDLVFFSTYKAGASHVGMYVGNDQFINANDNGVEYSSVTEWKQLYPFLGYRRVL, encoded by the coding sequence ATGCAGAGTGTGTTACGTAAGACGGCTAAACGTTCGATTAAAGCGTATCTCTTAACAAGACCCACCACATGGCTCCTTCTTCTTGGTGTATTACTTCTCACGAGTCTGATCGGTATCGCACTCTTTGTCGCGCTATCACTTGGTGGGGATACAGATCTAGATGAAGACTTTTATAGCCCGTCAACAGACGGAAACGCACAGATTACAAAAGAAGTATTACGGTGGGAACCGCTTATACGAAAGTATGCGGAGAAAGAAGGAATCTCTGAACAGGTGGGTCTGTTACTCGCTCTTGTCCAACAAGAGTCAGGAGGTCGTCATCTGGACGTGATGCAGTCGTCTGAATCGTTAGGTTTACCACGTGGCGCATTGATTGATCCTGAGTATTCAATACAAGCAGGGGTCAAATACTTTGCGGATGTGTTGAAGCAATCGGACGGTGATATAAAAATCGCTCTCCAATCGTACAACTTTGGAGCGGGGTTTATTCCCTACGCGAAAGAAAACGGTGGGTATTCAAAAGAAGTCGCTGTTGCTTTTAGTGAGATGATGGCAGATAAACAAGGTTGGGAGAGTTATGGAGACATTCATTACGTAGACCATGTGCTTCGGTACGTAAACGGAAGCGGTCCTACGGTTACGAACGGAAACCAAGCGTTCGATGTGGAACGTGTACATAACGTAATGAAAAACTATCTAGGGTTTCCGTATGTATGGGGAGGTCGAAAACCCGCTGCAGGAGGATTTGATTGTTCAGGACTACTGGAATACGCATTCGGACTGAACGGAAAACCGTTAAACGGGACAGCTCAGACTCAATACGATATGACGGTACCGGTGTCAGAAGAGAAAATCAGACCAGGAGATCTCGTCTTCTTCTCTACCTATAAAGCGGGTGCGAGTCATGTGGGGATGTATGTCGGGAACGATCAATTCATCAACGCGAACGACAACGGTGTGGAATATTCATCCGTTACAGAGTGGAAGCAGCTGTATCCGTTCTTAGGATACCGACGTGTACTATAA